The DNA region CCAGGCCCTGGACAGCTCAGAAGCAGCAGGACCATGGGCGGACAATCCTTTTCTCAGGACACCCCCCCCAATTCCTCCCACAGGCCAAATCCCTGCCTCCCTAATCCCAGGGACCAGACTCACAGGCAAGGAGGGATGGACAGGGAGTGTGGGAGCAGCAGTCACTGGAAAGAGAGTTGAGTTGAGGCAAAGAGAGTCAATAAGATGCCTTGGAGACACCAAAGAGCAGTCCTGCCTCCTCCGATCCAGCCCTGAGCCTTTTATCATGCTAGACACTACCCTGGCCCTCACACCCATGCCCAGCTCTGAGTTCCTATCTCAATCCTagttccagccccagccctgaaCCCCATAATGGGTACAGACCCAACCCAGCTTCAGGGTCAGGACCAGCTCTGAGCCCCCATCCCAATCCTAGCTCAAACCCCTAGCCCTGAGCCCCACCATGGGTACAGACCCAACCCAGCTCCAGGGTCAGGACCAGCTCTGACCTCCCATCCCAATCCTAGCTCAAACCCCTAGCCCTGAGCCCCACCATGGGTACAGACCCAACCCAGCTCCAGGGTCAGGACCAGTTCTGAGCCCCCATCCCCAATCCTAGCTTGAACCCCGGCCCCAAGTTTCCTTACCGGCAGCAGTAGAAGCACTGGCATTAGGACAAATCTCCTTCAGACAGTAGATAAGCCCATCTGCCTTCAGCTTCAGATACTCCACCAGCtggcagggagaggaggaaggtaaAGATATCAGGGATATCACCTCCACCAGAGTCCCATCCAGCCCTGGTAGGGGAGCAGGCCCAGGCCCCCTTCTCAGGGTCTCCtcaaaaggagagagaggcagtGAGTGGGAGCAGGTAACAAATATAAATGGGGGGCTAGGAGTCTGGGTAATTAGGTGGGAAGAGCAGAAAGACAAGGAAGGTGGAATGTGAATGGGGCCTGGGCTGCTTACCTGCCACAAGGTGTCAAACTTTGTGCCCTCAGGAATACAGTACTTGCCAGACTTGTCCTGGTTGATGAGGTAGTGGTAGACAGTCTTGCCATAGATGAGGGACAAAGCATAGGAGCCTTGCTCCTTCCTGGGCCTAAGCCTACAGCAGAAGGTGGGAAAGGAATACGAGAAGTCTCTAGATCCCTGGGCTTATCAGGATGTGCCCAAAGCACTCCACGCCTGCCTGTGCCAGGATCAAAGCTCTAGAGCTAGATGGCAtcacagaggtcatctaattcaaccctaacaccattttacagttgagggctCAGCAAGgcttttttcctgactccacacaggaagaaaaatgaacagaGCCAGTGTTTGGTTCTTCTcccaggaggaaggaggaagagccaTGGCCAGTGAGTGCCCAGCGCCTCAGTAGGGGTGTGAGTGGCCCACCCAACCTACTCTGTGCTGATGGCAGCAGGCAGGGAAAGAGGGCAGGAGCCTACCAGGCTTCACCTCCATTCCCTCAATGGATCATGGGATCACACATAGAAGGTACCTCTAGGGCCACGGcaagctcaatttcctcattttgctgaggggagaaactgaggcccaaggagataacatggcttgcccaaggatacacaggaagtaagcatcagagacaagatttgaacataggtcttccaaCTCTAGTACCACTCCAGAGTGTCTCACAACCACAAAGCCACTCACAGGCAAATCCAGCCATGGGGAACCACACGCTCCCAGACAAACACAAACCCGGGCCAGTATGTTTCCCATACTTTTAGGAGAAGCAACCATTCATATGTGCCCATGAGCCAACTAATGCTCAATACATCCTCTCTAAGAAGGCCGTTCACTGCTGCTCACAAGCAGGCACAAACACACATCACGGGACCAGATGCACTCTCCCAAGCAAACACATACAAACACTCACAAACACACAATCAGTCGCACCTGGATATCTCATGGTCACTAAGAAAGACACATGGGGGTCACATGTAAACAGCACCCTTCACAAGGGTCAGAAGGATTTAAGAATGCCCTGAAGGACTAAGCCAGGTCAATTAATTCTGtgctttttttaatatataatgcaAAAAACAGAGATAgtatgaaaatgtttattttaaagtaaaatcataataaaaaattTTGCCTCACTTCGTACAATTAGGTCCTTCTAGTGTTGAACTGGTCGTATAAAAGGGCCCTGTCCTTTTAACATAGAGCTTAGGATTCTTACTGAAAGCCGTATCAAAGGTTTTGGAGTTCTGGCTAAGGTGTTACTGGGGGGTCAGGAATGGGGGAGCAGGGAGGCAAGAACAGCTGATGCCCTTTACTACCAGCTAGAGGAAAGCCCTGAGATGAGCCTATGGCAAAACATTAATGTAGggctatttttaaacattttaaataagcATAGCCATCATCCAATCTCTTTTTTATCGTTAAATGGTAGCTTTTAAATTGTCActtaaagaaaagaggaagaggcagcaaggtggtggggtgaatacagcactggccctagagtcaggaggaccactagctgtgtgaccttgggcaagtcacttaaccccaattgccttgccttccccctcccccccaaaaaaaggatgAGGCCTCCTGCCAGACAGCCTTAAAGATGGGAGCTGCAGCCTGATGTTTGTGGCTTAAAATGTGCATACAGTGGTCCCCTTagcacctagtacatagtaggtgtttaatgaatgcttactgacAGCCATTGATACATCTCAGTTCCAACTCCCAAAGAGTATGCCCAGTAGTGCCCAGGACACCAGGGTTCTTTCCACATTCAAATAAGAAAGCCAACCAGGTTTTTTAATGTGGTTTCATCACATTGACAAAGCTCATGTGTGTGTGCTCAAACAGACCATGTCACATGAAGATACTGCTGTGTGTCACCTACTAGCAACCTGCATTCATAGACATAGAActacacgcgcgcgcgcgcgcgcgcacacacacacacacacacacacacacactgccgcACCCCCTGCCCCACTTACAAGAACTTGCCATCGTGTTGGGAGCCTGAGTAGAGTTTACGTTCAGCTTCCTCTCTGGAGATGGAGCTGTGGTACCAAGGCATGCGCTCGTGGGCTGTGGTGGCAATGAGCTTCTCTACCTGGGGGGCCTGGCTGATGATGGCCTGCTCAAGGGCATCCCCCTGGGGAGGTATAGGTTCAGGGTACCCCCATAAGGAAGAATAACAGCCCCCATTTCTCCAGAGCCTGAAGGTTCACAAAGGAACCGTGTGAGGTAGACGGCGCCATGGAAATGGGGGTAGAAATACCACAGCGTGAGAGGTGATTTCCTCAGGGCCCCCTGTCCTGCTCTCCCTGACCCCTCCCGGTCAGTCTTCCGAGGCCCCCCGAGGATCCCTGTCAGGGCCGCACCTCTAGTTTCCAGGTCTGGCGCACATAATCTCGAACCATGCTCTCCCGAAGGCTGTCAAAGACGCCTGGCTGGGGCTCCATACCGCTGGGCCTGTTGCAAGGCTTCCGCAGGGCGCAGGGGAGGCCATCGGCATCCTTGGAGTAGAACTCGCAGAGCTCGGCTGGGCCGCAGTGAGGCTTGCCCCCAGCAATGGCGTAGGTGCCGTTCAGCTGACGCTCGATGGGGTAATGATGGATGTGCAGGTCATACACCAGGGACAGCACGTAGCCCCCCAGGCTACGGAGGCACTGGCGGAGCAGGAAGAGCCCATCCGACATGCCTGCCAGCTTCAGGTGCTCTTCTGCCTCCGCCCTCGAGATGCTCCCGTAGAAGAAGGGCAGGTGGGCAGCTGCATCTGGCATCGTGGACTCCCTGAGAGCACCACCTGGTGTGGGGGTAGCCCAAGCAAGCTTTCTCAGCCTCTGAACCCATCAGGGCCTCCCAGCCTTGCCCATCCCCCCAGGGGGCCAGCACCCCCTGGCTTTCCCTAGTTACTTCAGTACCCTGCCCCCAGGCTGGCCCAGCCTTCTCCACTCTCAGAACTGCAGAGCTGAAagagaaggacctcagaggccataaaGTCCAACCCACACCTGACCAGAATCCCCTCTCCAACATCTCCAAGTGCTCCTTCTGCCCCGGAGAGAAAACTTCCGTGGAAAAAAGCCTGTGCTTGCCTCCCAAGGCAGTCATTATACTTTTAGATTTAGGCCCTCATTCTTGGGAGAATGTTGTATCTGATTCCTGCCACCTTCCATCCATTGCTTCAGATTCTGCCTTAATCTAGGGCCAAACAGAGCCAGTCTTATTGCTCCTCCACAGGCCGTCAAATACCTGGAGGAAGCTATCGCATCTTCTCCCTGCAGCTCCCTCAGGGCTTCTTTTCTGAAGGCTAAACTTCCCCAGCTCCTTCAACTGATCCATTTATGCAAAAAAGTTAAACTGTTCTTAAAATACTGCTCCCAGATCTAAACACAATTTTCCAAGTGTGGCAGGGACATGTGCTATATATACTGAGCTCCCTTTCACAGGTCACACTCATGTACTGCTTTGTAATCACCTTCACATCTTCCAAAGCATTGTGGGGGGATGGCCAGTAGAGAAGGGAGATGTTACCCCatattacagaggaagaaactgaggcccaaagtagAGAGGAACAGCCCAATGCCACACAATAAGTGGGTGGCAAAGAGGGGAATCAGCCCCCAGGGATGTCTCCACTACACCTGGGTTGTTTCCCTGAGGCCCCATGACGGCACACAGCCAGAGCTCAATAAAGGCCTTTTGAAGGATTTGATTGATGATGGcaggaatgaggaaagagaagaggggagaaatagGAGAGAGGAATGACAGGAGGGGCTTAAGGGGAGGAAGctgggggaggcaggaaggagaaaagatgtggtgggaggaaggggaggagggaggccggaagaggagggaggagttgGGGAGCCGAGAGCAGGGGAGGGGGCCCACAGCCTCTGCAGGACTGGTGGCCGGATACTGTGGCAGGAAATTGTCAGCAGTGCTTGTCAAGCCCCTTCCCCAGGAGGCACCGGGGGCCTCCAATCCGGCCAAGCTGGAGCGGGGCTGGAACCCagatggagggagaaggaggagtgccCTGAGGCCATGAAAAAaaaggatggagaagaggaggaagaggaggaggatggggagggagagaggaataggAGAGATCAGAGGAGGAGGTTGttaggaggaggcagagaaagaggaaaagaaagagaacaaagaggaaggaagggggaaaagtggggagagaagaggaacaaaagaaaaggaggagacagaagggaagaaaagagacagaaggagatgagttggagggaaaagaagagtcagggaagagggaagaatggagatcagagtggggagggaagaactgGAGGGACCAGGAGGGGCAGGGAGTCCTTAGTAAAAGGGACTGAAGTCTCTGCAGCTTGAGCATGGAGTTGGACAGAGGCAATCCCTGAGCCTGACCCTGATTGCCCCTAGTGTCTTCATTTGTCCCTGCGGCCAGGAGAGGACTAACTGAATGACCCctggggtcctttccaacttgCCAGCTTTGTTCGTAGGATCCCTTGAGGAGAAGGGGGTCACAGAAGGCTGAGGAAAAAATTCCAGCCTGTAGATCAGATGCCAACTCCTCCTACTTCCTCTGTATTCAATACCCCACCTTGGAGACCCTGCCTTACCCTTATCCCTCCTACTCTTCATCCCCACTCCAAACAGCCAGccagcttttattaagcatttcctatgtgccaggtactgtctcCACAATGTTTATTCCAAACTCTGGGCTTTGGCTCTTGTGATTTTCCACACTGGAAATGCCCATCAACCATCTCTAATCCACCTCTCAACTCACCATTCCCAGGCAGCCTTTCTATTATGTTCCCACTCTTATCACCACCTGCAACTAAGAACTCCATGGGCAACCACCTACTGCCTGCACATGCTTAATTATGTACCAAGCCCCAACCTGGCAGATTGGAATCTGCTGGCAAACCTCAAAGCCTTCCCCATCCACTCTCCAAACCAGCTGGCACCACTATGTCTGCCCCCCCTCATTACCGGCCTTGCTTCACTCACGCCCTCCCCCCAATTATCCCCCTACCTCCACTACCATCACCACAGcttccggggggggggggggttaaaaTAATACTAGGCCCAACCAGCCCTACAACTcaactttcctcataacaaccctgtaagataagtaatgcaagtattatctctattttgcagaaaaggaaactgatgccaacagaaaacaaggatttattaagtacttactgtgtgccaagcaacAAAGCTTACTATGTCTATGCATTTTGCCCTGGGTCAGTCCCACAGCTAGCAAGGATTACAATCAAAGTCTCCTGATTCTAAGACCCCATTAGGCCATGCTGCCCAGGTTGGGCACTTATTGGTGCCAAGCTAACGTCTCTATTCTATTCTTCCTAGTGGAAATGAAGAATTAACCAATTCCTGAGTTAGGCTTCTGCTTACATTTCTATTTCCAAGGCtaattatttatttctatatcaCCATCCTCAGCATaagggctccttgagggcagggctgtgttataataataatactattgtGGAATTTAGCTGCAGTGGATAGGGTAtgggacttggagccaggaagacttgaattcaaatcctgcctcagaccatTACTGATCCTGGTCTATTGTGACACTGGGCTAATCGCCTAAcctatgcctgcctcagtttccttatctgtaaaatggaggtgggggtggtaataacagtacctacatCCTAAtattgttatgagaataaaatgatatagctggaaagtactttgcaaacctcaaacactatataaatgccagctgttataattaatttaaggtttgcacatTTTTTCCCCTAGCCCTATGATCTAATGAAAGAATTTTGGTTAATGGAGGTTCAAGACTGTGATTTCTTGGGTGTAGGGAACCCCCAGCATAGAATTCTCTGCACTAACGCTGACCAACAACTTAACGTTCTATCCACCAAAGATTGGCACAGAATAAGTGCTAAGTAAAtgaatgttttcattcattcacaccaGTCTGGActctggatgaccttgggcaaataccttgtcctctctggaccttggtttgCGCCTTCATAGGACAAAAGGGTTGGATTGGATCAGATGCCCTTCAGAgagagggtctgtgaacttggatgggaaaaaacatCACATCTCTATTtgatatcattggtttcctttaaaatcccacaaattttattcatctaaaaagattattctgaggaGCCCCTAGCTTTTGCCAAACTCCCTGGCACACAAAAGGGTGTGGAACCCCCTATGTTAGGGACTTTCTAATCCAACTCTGAATTCTAAAAAGTTTCCTAGAGACCTGAGAGGTTTGGTGGCTTTGCCAAGGCCACGTAGACTGAGACCTAAATCCTTCTGACTCCCAGGTCAGTCTCTTTATACCACATAACATTCCCTTTCTAtaatattcccactttacagatgaggaagctgaggcccagagaagtaaattgacttgcccatcaccatcaccatcatcaccagcagcagcagcagcagcagcattcagcactttttttttctttttattttttttggagggggaaagacaggggaactggggttaagtgacttgcccaaggtcacacaactagtaagtgtgtcaagtgtccgaggctggatttgaactcaggtcctcctgactccagggctggtgctctacacgtggtgccacctagccaccctgaTCCAGCACTTTTAATGTTTGGTAAACACTTaacatgttttctcatttgatcatccaCCTGGTCtaagagctgaaatttgaactcgggcctcctgattccaaatgcatccctctttctacTCTACCTCGATGACTCCCCTTTTTCTTCTAACCTCTGTATCCTCATCTCCTCCACCTTGCCCCACTCCAGCCCCAGAGACACCTCTTTGCAGATGCATGGCAACTCCAAAAAACGTTAACTGATTGAATAACTACTTGGTTGGAAGAGTTCTCaatctggggtctatgaacttggaaaaaatattttcgtaactatatttcaacataattgctttcctttataattctgtgcatttaattttatttatttgtaaaaaggCTGAGAACAGGAGTggaggcttcactagactgctgaGGAATCTAGGACACTAAGGTTAAAAACCCGaggctttggggcagctaggtggttcagtgaatagagcaccggccctggagtcaggaggacctgaattcaaatccagcctcagacacttgacacttactagctgtgtgaccttgggcaagtcacttaaccccaattgccttgccttccccctccagaaaaaacaaacaaacaaacaaaaacaggctTAGCAGCTGTGGAGGCTGGAGCTCTGGCCTTCTTGCTTCATTCCACATATTCCCCACCTCTGAGCACCAAAACCTACTGGACGATAGGGACCAGCAACCAGGCAGCAGCAGCTTAGGAGTGACTGCCTTCAACACTTTTCTGAAAGGAAGGGCTCTGGACTGGAGGAATGTGGTAAGCTGGGAACACCACTAGGTTGGGAGTCAGAGCCCCTAgattccaatcccagctctgcacCGTAATAACTGCGTaacctcggacaagtcactttgcctctctaggcctcagtctcttcttctgtaaaaagagggggttgaCCTCTTGTTATTGCTCATCCTTCATTTAGGAAGAGAACCAATTACAGGGTAACGTCTTGGCTTgcgtgaaatggatttaagtgagttacaaaaagtcatcagcctcattctctcttccagagccatcgaggtccagtggcaagacaaaaatcaagacaaccaGTGATAGGCCAGGATcctgtggatgaccttggcatcttccatgtctgaccaagccctaagcTCCACAacgcctgcttcagctgccttcacagCCATTGGAACACAttctctcatctgcccattcccctagaggaagtcttcatatgcttgtgGTGGACATCCCCCTAaatcaccaatgggtttgaggcccgtcagttaccctcaacctgatttagcccatctgccaagacggTTTTACCAAGGTGTGGCCGCTGCAcacgctacagcttcttggagccacgggCTAGATAACCTCAGAGGCCCCTTCAAGATCTACATCTAACACCTCTAACTGGTTGGGTTAGGGAGTTCAAGCCCAGGCACCAGTCCTGAGCATGTAACCCATTGGGCAATACCATCCTTCTCATCCTCACTACCATCCCCCGACCCTGAGAAATTCCTTTGTTCCGGGATTTGGTATCACAGAGGATTAGACAAGAAAGAGCCATTTggagttgggggatggggaggcaggCTCGCTAAGAGAAAGGCAGGAACTAGCCCAGGAGAGGATCATGGGAACGTCATCCATGActgtgaaatttaaaaatatttaaactgAATTGCCtcaagagatagaaggaagatAAGGAATGGTGGACTTGGCTCAGccaggaagagaaaggaacaggAGACCTTGCCTATCCTTAGGGACAAAGGAAAGCTAGGAATACAAATCTTAATCCTGCATTGATCTCCAGACTTGTAGTTGATTTACCTGATCACAGGACCTTGGAAATAATCAGAAtccaattctttccttttacagatgagaaaattgagacaccaataagtggtttgctcagggtcatgtagTTAGGAAGTGTGTAAGATGGAGTTCAAAACccactttggagtcaggagtctGGTGCCTTCcctactataccacattgccactcatatatatatataacctggGCTTCTCTGGACATGCCCAATTCTCATGTGCAGATGGCCTTAAGGGGCCTTTGAGCATGCCAGTTTGCCTAACATGGAGCCTGATGCTAACCCTATAAATAGGTTGTCctcatacataatacatattaaaGTGTCTGGGTAAGTAGAGAGGCCCTTGGCCTAAGAAGGAAATTCAAGCCCTCAGTGGATCACAAACCAAGTCTTGCCTGGGACTCATTTCCTCGACCATTTCAGAACCTGATTATCTATGACTAACATAGCCTCTCTCTATTGTCTAGTGCCTTTTCTCCCACGCCCACTAAGTCAAGACCTTAGTCTACTACCAGGCTGGCTGTTGGGGACACCTGCATTAGCCTGACAAGAGTTTCTCCATTGGCCAGGATCAGATTTTGCCTCGAAACCAACAAAtatgttctctttctctcaaatCCTCAATGGTACTACAGAAAGAGTGACAACTTATTCCTTGTATGTGgccctccttgggcctcagttccctcatatgtcaaatgagggagttggaataaaTTACCTTGaagttcctttccatctctaaatctacaatcttcCATTACTTAATCAGTTACCCAAAGCTTGCTACTTCAGCCTCCTAACCATACCTTCTATTTGTCCCCCTTTCTCCATTTATATAGCCACAgtgcttttattttaattttaattaggtTAGTTTAATTAGTTATTTTAATTAGGATTGGTTTCTCTGCTTCCAGCCTCTCTGCTTGTCACTTTGTCCTCATAACTACTAAATGAATATTACTAAAACACAGATTCGTTCTAGTTACCTCCTGCCTTAAAAATCTTCTgtagctccccattgcctctagggtAAAATTCAAAATCTTCAGTTTACCATTTAAGCTTTCATAAAACTATGCCCCCTCCCCAAGTTCCTTAACTGGCATACACTTTGTcacagcaataccattacttggCCTTTACCCCAAGGACgtcaaaataagaagaaaaggacccccataggtacaaaagtatttatggcagctctttttgtggaaacaaagaactggaaaccaagggaaTGCCCATAgactggtgaatggctgaacaaattgtagttgGTGGGTGCGACGGAGTATCATTACACCATCAGAAATGACAACACGGACAGTTTCCGAAGGAACTGAGAAGACTTCTAGGAACCAAAGCAtagtgaaatgagtagaagtaGGAGGAAGATGTAATGttctaaagaaaaacaactttgaaagactttagagctCTAGTCAATGCTGTGATAAAATCGGATTTCTAGAGGAGGGAGGATAAAGTACGTGACCCGCCATAGAGGTGGTAGAATTAAGCAGAGGAAGGCATAGGTTTGGATGTGGCCGGTGGGAAAACCTGTTTTTCTGGATTATGTTTGTTAGGGggatcttcattttcttttatatttttcaggggtgggggaaaggtggAATGTAGGAGGGAAGGATGATAAATGCCTATAAAAATGTcttgagaaaacagaaaaaaaataagaaggaaaccctccacaatctggctcccacctacctttccagtatcttttcaTGACTGCCCTTGGTAGACTCTCTGTCCCAAACTGGTCTCCTGGGGGTCCTGCCTCACCTCGATCCATCTCATGCCTTTCTTGGTCCCTTTGCCCAGTGGATTCCTCAGGTCTGGAatgtcctcctccctcctctcctctgcccctaAAAACCTCCAGCCTTCTTCACAGAAAATGAAGGTGCTGGACTCAACGGCCTCTGGGCTCCGTCCAGCCTTAAAAATCAATGGTTCTATGGACCTATGGACAcgcaagtgccacctcctacatggaGCCTTTCCTGACTACCACCACCCTTACTTATTgagattactttgtatttccctGGACCTACTTTGCAGTCACCTAACTTTGTACCTATTACAtcccttcagtagaatgtaagcttcctgaagcCTTGTCCTaggttttttggtttgtatttctGGATTAGCACCCTGTAGTTCTAACTTACCTTTCTAATTTATTGCACATTAATACTTTACCTTCCATCTAACATCTATAATCGTATATATGATATATCTatcatgtatatacatagttgtttatatgttcTCCCCCCAAGGGGAGGGTAGGCATtatgcttttgcctttttttgtattcccagctcttagcacagtgcctggcacacagaaagtgcttattaagcatttgttgaactgaactgagttAGACTGAAAAGTCCAGATCTAGTCCCTTCCCTTGCTCAGGGACCAGTCCTGCCTATGGCCTTGTCCCCACTATGTTGCTCCCCTGGCCCATCCTCCCCCAGTGTTCAGGAACTATGGTGTTCCCATGTGAGCAGATAGTGGATTCAGAGAGGGAAGGGGCCTTTGAAATTAGCTGCTAAAAAGCTCCTGGTTTTAGACAGAATGAGtca from Trichosurus vulpecula isolate mTriVul1 chromosome 1, mTriVul1.pri, whole genome shotgun sequence includes:
- the LOC118856900 gene encoding tyrosine-protein kinase ZAP-70 isoform X1, translating into MPDAAAHLPFFYGSISRAEAEEHLKLAGMSDGLFLLRQCLRSLGGYVLSLVYDLHIHHYPIERQLNGTYAIAGGKPHCGPAELCEFYSKDADGLPCALRKPCNRPSGMEPQPGVFDSLRESMVRDYVRQTWKLEGDALEQAIISQAPQVEKLIATTAHERMPWYHSSISREEAERKLYSGSQHDGKFLLRPRKEQGSYALSLIYGKTVYHYLINQDKSGKYCIPEGTKFDTLWQVSSPGPIHIPPSLSFCSSHLITQTPSPPFIFVTCSHSLPLSPFEETLRRGPGPAPLPGLDGTLVEVISLISLPSSSPCQLVEYLKLKADGLIYCLKEICPNASASTAAVTAAPTLPVHPSLPRRNDTLNSDGYTPEPASLSKSQGEKSRVLPMDTSVYESPYSDPEELKDKKLFLKRENLMIDEVELGSGNFGCVRKGVYKMRKKQIDVAIKVLKSANEKSEKDEMMKEAQIMHQLDNPYIVRIIGVCKAEALMLVMEMAMAGPLNKFLAAKKEEVPVSNVVELMHQVSMGMKYLEEKNFVHRDLAARNVLLVNQHYAKISDFGLSKALGADDSYYTARSAGKWPLKWYAPECINYRKFSSRSDVWSYGVTMWEAFTFGQKPYKKMKGPEVIKFIEEGKRMDCPPECPPDMYTLMTDCWIYKWEDRPSFSDVEQRIRTYYYSLATKAEEVSDAAQAEGATSA